One window of the Branchiostoma lanceolatum isolate klBraLanc5 chromosome 3, klBraLanc5.hap2, whole genome shotgun sequence genome contains the following:
- the LOC136429449 gene encoding uncharacterized protein: MAPPYTIGAFTSTVAAILNVKRPLRCRRHRLIVFTRYPSPGETKSRLTPGLGDKGAALAQLCMTNKAMREAGQLQKRRPGDVSVEVRYVGGSADDVRYWLGRRRDLDFWWSIQEGKDLGHKMANAFNDAFMDGTESVVLIGSDIPALTTDVLEEAFSTLESTQEENTCVIGPAKDGGYYLIGLNRHTGTNNIDELFQEIAWGTNSVLQQQIQAAEQLGIHCHLLPFRLQDVDTKDDLDEFELRTGISRHELLAPSWTVIIPVLNEAKNVKSAIDSAMQVRIRPQVLGHVDSIIWMTSARRAVQMNTGVEHASGDYLLFLHADTRLPSSWQRVAHRTLCRPGVSMGAFQFGLKDASAEESSISSDSWWFRLQMRFLVWNANLKSTRFELPYGDQAFFMTKRQFLEVGGFPEFLLLEDVKMVALMKQHGHVAIAEGHPVLTSDRKWRQHGYFQVTARNICVMLAYKLGVHPDTLAGWYYSPVRRSTATDNPSVPS, encoded by the exons ATGGCGCCGCCATACACTATCGGAGCTTTTACGTCGACTGTAGCCGCGATTTTGAACGTTAAGAGACCATTGAGGTGCAGACGACACCGGTTGATCGTGTTTACGAGGTACCCGTCACCAGGCGAAACCAAGTCTAGACTGACACCAGGTCTTGGTGACAAGGGGGCCGCTCTGGCACAACTCTGCATG ACAAACAAGGCAATGAGGGAAGCAGGACAACTCCAAAAGAGACGTCCAGGCGATGTTTCTGTTGAAGTACGCTACGTCGGAGGCAGCGCTGACGATGTGAGGTACTGGTTAGGGCGTAGGAGAGACCTGGATTTCTGGTGGAGCATCCAGGAGGGAAAGGATCTTGGCCACAAAATGGCAAATGCTTTCAATGATGCATTCATGGACGGGACTGAAAGTGTGGTATTG ATTGGCAGCGATATACCCGCCCTTACTACTGATGTCTTGGAAGAGGCATTTAGTACATTGGAGTCAACCCAAGAAGAGAACACTTGCGTCATTGGACCTGCTAAGGATGGTGGGTACTATCTCATCGGCCTGAACCGACACACAGGGACGAATAATATAG ATGAGCTATTTCAGGAGATTGCATGGGGAACTAACAGTGTGCTCCAACAACAGATACAGGCGGCAGAACAACTGGGAATACACTGTCACCTGTTGCCCTTCAGGCTACAAGATGTG GACACCAAAGATGACCTTGACGAATTCGAGTTGAGGACTGGCATCAGTCGACATGAACTGTTAGCTCCGAGTTGGACTGTCATCATTCCTGTTCTCAACGAAGCGAAGAATGTAAAATCGGCAATAGACAGTGCTATGCAGGTGAGGATAAGGCCACAAGTATTAGGCCATGtcgattcgattatatggatgacatcagcgc GGAGAGCCGTCCAGATGAACACCGGTGTCGAGCATGCATCAGGAGACTACTTGCTGTTTCTGCATGCCGACACCCGTCTGCCGTCATCATGGCAACGTGTTGCTCACAGGACTCTTTGTAGGCCCGGAGTGTCGATGGGAGCCTTCCAATTCGGCCTGAAGGATGCATCAGCTGAAGAATCAAGCATCAGCAG TGATAGCTGGTGGTTCCGACTGCAGATGAGATTTTTGGTGTGGAATGCCAACCTCAAATCAACACGCTTTG AGCTTCCATACGGAGATCAGGCATTCTTTATGACAAAGAGACAATTCCTAGAGGTTGGAGGCTTCCCAGAATTCCTTCTGTTGGAGGATGTCAAGATGGTGGCATTGATGAAACAGCATGGTCACGTGGCCATAGCAGAAGGCCACCCTGTGCTGACATCCGACCGGAAATGGAGGCAACACGGTTATTTTCAG GTGACAGCTCGGAACATTTGTGTGATGTTGGCCTACAAACTTGGGGTGCACCCAGACACACTTGCAGGGTGGTACTACAGCCCCGTCAGGAGGTCAACAGCGACAGACAACCCGAGTGTGCCATCTTGA